The DNA segment TTCGTTTTTAACTCTTCAGTTTTCGAGGTGCGGTGCGTGCCGCTTTGTTTCGTTTGGCGCGCATTTATCAATGTATCGAAACTACCCTCCTTTGTCAACCCTTTTTTTAAAAGATTTTTGATTGCATTCCTACAGTCTACTTCTGTCATAGGTTTGAGCTATCCTAACTGTAGCGTTGAAATCCAAGAAGGGAAAAACTATAGATGGTCAAAGCTTTTTTACCTCCTCTTGTTGTTTTAGATCCTTTGCTCACTTCCTGGTTAATTGAAGATATTGGTAGGGGAGACCGTGCTACCCAAGGATTGGAAGGGGAAACTAAAAGACTAGCTAAAGCACAATGGGTGGCTAAGCAATCGGGAGTGATTTGTGGGTTGCCAATCGCCAGCCGGATTTTTCAGCTTTTGGATCGGAAAGTTGACTTTTGTGCTGTAGTTGCAGAAGGAGAATTTTGCGATCAAGGAGAAATAGTCGCCAAAATTCAGGGTAATGTAGAACCTTTGTTGATGGGAGAGAGGGTAGCGCTCAATCTAGCTATGAGATTGAGTGGAGTAGCTACCTTAACTCGTCAGTATGTAGATGCGATCGCCGATCTACCAGCTAAGCTAGTTGATACTCGCAAAACTACACCTGGCTTGAGGTTATTGGAAAAATATGCAACTCAAGTAGGTGGGGGAATCAACCACCGATTTGGATTGGATGACGCAGCGATGATCAAAGACAACCATATCGCCGCAGCAGGAGGCATATCAGCCGCAGTATCTCAGATTCGGAGTTTTATTCCTTATCCTTTAACTATAGAGGTAGAAACTAGCAATCTAGAAGAGGTAGAAAAAGCACTTGAACAAAAAGTTGACATCATCATGTTGGATAATATGAGTATAGAAATGATGCAAACAGCAGTTAAAATGATTCGTCAGCAGGATCGCAAGGTCAATATAGAGGCTTCTGGTAATGTAACTCTAGAGACGATTAGACAGATTGCGACTACAGGAGTGGATTACATTTCTAGTAGTGCCCCCATTACCCGTTCTACTTGGTTAGATTTGAGTATGAATTTGGAACTGATCAAAGCTTAAAAATTAACCCTAAGTACTCAAGACTGGCGATAAATTTAGTCATCTCTAATGTCAAAGGCAATCGATGCTTGGCTTTA comes from the Merismopedia glauca CCAP 1448/3 genome and includes:
- the nadC gene encoding carboxylating nicotinate-nucleotide diphosphorylase, producing the protein MVKAFLPPLVVLDPLLTSWLIEDIGRGDRATQGLEGETKRLAKAQWVAKQSGVICGLPIASRIFQLLDRKVDFCAVVAEGEFCDQGEIVAKIQGNVEPLLMGERVALNLAMRLSGVATLTRQYVDAIADLPAKLVDTRKTTPGLRLLEKYATQVGGGINHRFGLDDAAMIKDNHIAAAGGISAAVSQIRSFIPYPLTIEVETSNLEEVEKALEQKVDIIMLDNMSIEMMQTAVKMIRQQDRKVNIEASGNVTLETIRQIATTGVDYISSSAPITRSTWLDLSMNLELIKA